In Nocardioides sp. JS614, the sequence CTGAGAGTGACCCACATCGTGCCGCCGTCGCGCCGCACGAACCTGCACTCGACGTCGTGCGGGTTCACCTTCCCGGCGCGGAGCTGGTCGAGGTGGTCGGCGAACTGCTCCTTGCCCACCTCGTCGAGCGAGTCGAAGACGGTGAGCTGGAGCAGCTCCTCCGGGCCCACCCCGAAGAACGCCCGCAGTGCCGGGTTCCCGTAGAGGGTCCTACCGTCGAGGTCGAAGACCCAGAAGCCGTCCGGTGACGTCTCGACGATGTCCCGGTACAACCCGGCGAGCTCCATCGCACCTCCCGCGCCAACGATAGGGCCCCGGGCGGTCACGGCTCGGCAGCGATGAGGTAGTCGCCGTCGGTGCCCTCGAGCAGCAGGGTCACGTCGTCGGTGGCCTTCGAGCCGTCGCGGCGGAGGTATTCCACGGTGTAGCTGATCCGCCGGTGGGCCGGGTCCGGCTGGGCCGAGAGAACGTCGGCGGTCTCGATGCTCTTCCAGAACGAGTTGTACTGGCCGAACCCGCCGCTGGCGGCCTGGAAGTCCGGCGTCAGCAGACCCCAGGCGGACTTGGGGTCGGCCGTCACCGTCGCCAGGTAGTCCTCGATGAAGCTCTCCAACCCGTCGGCGGTGACCCCGGCGGGCGCGCCGGTCCCGGACGGGCTCTGCGACCCTCCGCTGCTGCCCTGTCCGGTGCCCGGTGTCGCCGCGGTGCCGTCGCGCTGGCCGTCGGTCCCCGCCGTGTAGGCCAGCCACCCGATGACCGCGATCGCGACGACGGCGGCCACCGCCGCGAGCACCGGCAGCATGCCGCTGCGATCACGTCGGCGCCCGCCGGGCGACGGCGTCGCCGGCGGAGGCGCCGCCGGAGCAGGGGGGTACGCCGGCGGGACCGGCGGCAGCTCCCGCGACAGCACCCGGGTCGGACTCGGGTCGGCCGCCGGTGCCGGCGCGGCCGCCGGCACGCCAGCGAGGACCGGCGTCGAGGGACCGGCGACGAGCACGTCCCGCACCCGGGCCATCGACCAGCGATCGGCCGGCTCGCGGCACATCGTCGCCAGGAGGAGCGGGGCGAGCCAGCCGGCCTCGGGCAGCCGCGGCGGGTCCTCGTGCACGATCCGGTAGAGCGCGCCCAGCAGGTTGTCTCCGACCTCGTACGGCGGGTGGCCGGCCAGCGCGTGGAAGAGCGTGGCCCCCAGCGACCAGACGTCGCTGGCGTCCGTCGCCTGCTGACCCGAGGCGACCTCGGGGGAGAGGTAGGCGGGGGAGCCCGTCACCAGCCCGGTCTGGGTCAGCGAGGCGTCCGCCTCCGCACGGGCGATCCCGAAGTCCGAGAGCTTCACCTGCCCGTCCGGCGCGACCAGGATGTTGGAGGGTTTCACGTCGCGGTGCACGATGCCGGCCGCGTGGGCGGCGGCGAGCGCGTCCGCGGCCTGCCCGAGGAAGGCGGCCGCCCGGTCCGGGGTCATCGCGCCGTCGCGCCGGAGCAGCTCGGCGAGGGTCGAGCCCTCGACGTACTCCATCACCAGCCACTGCTCGGTGTTGTCGGGGCCCTCGATGACCAGGTCGTAGACCGCGACCACGTGCGGGTGGTTGAGGCGCGCGGCGAGCCGGGCCTCGCGCTCGGCGCGGGCCAGGTCGGGGGTGGTGACCCCGGGGGCCAGGCCGACCCGCTTCAGCGCGACCTGGCGCCCGAGCACCTCGTCCCGGCCGAGCCAGACGGCGCCCATGCCGCCGCGACCCACCTCGCGCTCGAGCGTGTACCTGCCAGCGATCACGTGCCGTCCCTTCCCGGATCCGCGCCAGCCTAACCAGGCCCGGTGAGACCCTCGGCGTAACCGGGTGGGCGGCGGCGGCCGCCATGGGGCAGGCTTGACCCGCACGTACCCATCCGAGGATCCACCTCACCGTCCAGGTGACGATCCACCAGCGAAAGGTCCACCGTGTCCATCGACCCGACTCTCCTCGACGACCTCGAGTGGCGCGGCCTGATCGCGCACTCGACGGACCTCGACGCCCTGCGCGAGGCCCTGGCCGGGGGGAGTGTGCGGTTCTATGTCGGGTTCGACCCGACGGCGCCGAGCCTGCACCTGGGCAACCTGGTGCAGATCCTCACCGCCAAGCGGCTGCAGGAGGCCGGGCACACGCCGTACGCCCTGGTCGGGGGAGCCACCGGCATGATCGGCGATCCCAAGGAGTCCGGCGAGCGGACCCTCAACTCGCTCGACACGGTCAAGGAGTGGGTCGAGCGGGTGCGCCGCCAGATCGAGCCGTTCCTGTCCTTCGAGGGCGCCAACGCCGCCACGATGGTGAACAACTACGACTGGACCGCCAGCCTGTCGACCATCGACTTCCTGCGTGACATCGGCAAGCACTTCCCGGTCAACCGGATGCTCTCGCGCGACGTCGTGCGCAGCCGCCTGGACGCCGGCATCAGCTACACCGAGTTCAGCTACGTGCTGCTCCAGTCGATGGACTTCCTCAACCTCTACCGCGACCACGGCGTGGTGCTGCAGTTCGGCGGCTCCGACCAATGGGGCAACCTCACCGGCGGCGTCGAGCTGATCCGTCGTGCCGCCGGTGGCAAGGCGCACGCCTTCGCGACACCGCTGATCACCAAGGCCGACGGCACGAAGTACGGCAAGACCGAGGGCGGCGCGCTCTGGCTGGACCCCGAGATGATGTCGCCGTACGCCTTCTACCAGTTCTGGCTCAACGTCGAGGACGAGAAGGTCGGCGAGCTGCTGCGCGTCTTCACCTTCCTGCCGCGCGCCGAGATCGAGGCGCTCGAGGCCGAGCACGCGGAGAAGCCGTTCCTGCGCGCCGGTCAGCGCGCGCTGGCCGAGCACGTCACCACCCTGGTCCACGGCGCCGAGGAGACCGAGCGGATCAGGGCGGCCTCCGCCGCCCTGTTCGGCGGCGGCGACCTCACGACGCTCAGCGCCGCGACGTTGGGCGCCGCGCTGCGCGAGGCCGGCAGCGCGTCCGTCGACGGGGACGAGGACCTCCCGACGGTGGTCGACCTGCTGGTCGCGACCGGGCTGGCGAAGAGCAAGGGCGACGCGCGCCGGACCGTCACCGAGGGTGGTGCCTACCTCAACAATGCGCGGGTCGAGGATCCCGACCACGTCCCGGCCCCGGAGGACCTGATCGACGGCACCTGGCTGGTGCTGCGGCGGGGCAAGAAGAACTTCGCCGGCGTCGAGGTGCGCTGAGCGTGGCGCCGGCGGCCGAGCGGGATCCGCGCTGGCTCGACACGCTGGCCGAGCGGGCCCGCGACCGGCTGCCGGCGTCCGTCCTGGAGTACGTGCTGCAGGGCGCGCGCGACTCGCTCACCGCCGGGGAGGCCGTGGCCGCGTGGCGCGCCGTGCGGCTGCTGCCCCGCGTGCTGCACGACGTCACCCAGGTGGAGACGTCGGTCAGCCTGCTGGGCCACCCGGCTCAGGTGCCCTGGGGGGTCGCGCCCAGCACGCTGCAGCGTGCCGTCCACCCCGACGGGGAGCTCGCGATGGCGCGGGCCTGTGCCGCGGCGGGGTCGGTCATGGTGGTCTCGAGCAACGCCGGCACGGCCTTCTCCGAGATCGGCGGCACAGGGGTGCACTGGTGGCTCCAGGCCTACCTGCCGGCGGACCGGACGCTCGCCGGGCCGATGCTCGACCGCGCCGTGGCCGCCGGGGCCCGGGCCGTGGTGCTGACCGTCGACACCCCGGTCGTCGGCACCAAGTACGCCAGTCCGGGCACGGCGTTGGTCTGGGAGACGGTCGACCCGGCGCTGCTGCGGGTGAACTTCGAGCCGGGGTACGACGAGCAGCCGGGCGCCGAGAAGGCACTCGACCTCGGGCCGCACGACATCGGCTGGGTGGCTGCCCGCACCGGCCTGCCGGTCGTCGTGAAGGGCGTGCTCCGGCCCGAGGACGCGCTGCGCTGTGCCCAGGCCGGCGCCGGTGCCGTCTGGGTCTCCAACCACGGCGGTCGCCAGCTCGACCGGTCGGCGAGCACCGCCGCATGCCTGCCGGATGTCGTCGACGCGGTGGGGGACCAGGCCGAGGTGTACGTCGACGGCGGCCTCCGGACCGGGCTGGACGTCGTGGCCGCGTTGGCGCTGGGGGCGCGCGCGGTGTTCCTGGGTCGATCGCCGCTCCTGGCGTTGCTCGACGGGGCCGAGGGCGTGGCCCGGCTGCACCAGGAGCTGCTCGAGCAGACCGTCGAGACGCTGCGGCTGGCCGGCTGCCGGACGCCCGCCGACGCGCCGGGACTGGCCGCGGGTGGACGCCTTACCCCTCGCTGACCTGCACAAACGTGGTTGTGGCCCGGGTCACGTGGGGCCGATTTGAACTCCCGGGGTCGGGTCCCCTAATGTTCTCCGGGTCGCCAGGGAGCGGCGGGAGGCAAGACCGCGAGGTCGGGCCTTCGGCCCCGGGCGGCCACCTCTCCCACCAACAACCTCACCGGTGGACGAGTGCGCGCGCTAGCGGCCTCGGACATCATCGAGGTCCACAGGTGTGCGCGGTGGGCACGGAAAACCTGAGGATTTGCTCCTGGGAATTCGAGCCGCTAAGTTTTACGAGTCGCCCCGCAGCGGACACGCCAAGAGCGTGCGAGCACGGTGTGCGTCTGATTCTTGAGAACTCAACAGTGTGTCATAGTCGACGAATTAGTTTGTTATGCCCTGTCTTCCATTTTGGTGGTTGATGGTTTTTTGACAATGATTCTGGCTTTTTTGTCAGGGTTCTTTTTTGTCAGGCATCTCTTTTTCCTCTGTGTCTGTCCCTTTTGGGGGGTGGGTGTGGGGGGTGTTGTTTTCAACGGAGAGTTTGATCCTGGCTCAGGACGAACGCTGGCGGCGTGCTTAACACATGCAAGTCGAGCGGAAAGGCCCTTTCGGGGGTACTCGAGCGGCGAACGGGTGAGTAACACGTGAGTAATCTGCCCTTCACTTTGGGATAACTACCGGAAACGGTGGCTAATACCGGATACGACACAGGTACGCATGTGCTCTGTGTGGAAAGTTTTTTCGGTGGGGGATGTGCTCGCGGCCTATCAGCTTGTTGGTGGGGTAATGGCCTACCAAGGCTTCGACGGGTAGCCGGCCTGAGAGGGTGACCGGCCACACTGGGACTGAGACACGGCCCAGACTCCTACGGGAGGCAGCAGTGGGGAATATTGGACAATGGGCGGAAGCCTGATCCAGCAACGCCGCGTGAGGGATGACGGCCTTCGGGTTGTAAACCTCTTTCAGTACCGACGAAGCACCGGTGATGGTGGTGACGGTAGGTACAGAAGAAGCACCGGCCAACTACGTGCCAGCAGCCGCGGTAATACGTAGGGTGCGAGCGTTGTCCGGAATTATTGGGCGTAAAGGGCTCGTAGGCGGTTTGTCGCGTCGGGAGTGAAAACACTGGGCTTAACTCAGTGCTTGCTTTCGATACGGGCAGACTAGAGGCATGCAGGGGAGAACGGAATTCCTGGTGTAGCGGTGAAATGCGCAGATATCAGGAGGAACACCGGTGGCGAAGGCGGTTCTCTGGGCATGTCCTGACGCTGAGGAGCGAAAGTGTGGGGAGCGAACAGGATTAGATACCCTGGTAGTCCACACCGTAAACGTTGGGCGCTAGGTGTGGGATCCATTCCACGGGTTCCGTGCCGCAGCTAACGCATTAAGCGCCCCGCCTGGGGAGTACGGCCGCAAGGCTAAAACTCAAAGGAATTGACGGGGGCCCGCACAAGCGGCGGAGCATGCGGATTAATTCGATGCAACGCGAAGAACCTTACCTGGGTTTGACATACGCCGGAAAGCGCCAGAGATGGTGCCCCTTTTAGTCGGTGTACAGGTGGTGCATGGCTGTCGTCAGCTCGTGTCGTGAGATGTTGGGTTAAGTCCCGCAACGAGCGCAACCCTCGTCCTATGTTGCCAGCACGTGATGGTGGGGACTCATAGGAGACTGCCGGGGTCAA encodes:
- a CDS encoding serine/threonine-protein kinase, producing the protein MIAGRYTLEREVGRGGMGAVWLGRDEVLGRQVALKRVGLAPGVTTPDLARAEREARLAARLNHPHVVAVYDLVIEGPDNTEQWLVMEYVEGSTLAELLRRDGAMTPDRAAAFLGQAADALAAAHAAGIVHRDVKPSNILVAPDGQVKLSDFGIARAEADASLTQTGLVTGSPAYLSPEVASGQQATDASDVWSLGATLFHALAGHPPYEVGDNLLGALYRIVHEDPPRLPEAGWLAPLLLATMCREPADRWSMARVRDVLVAGPSTPVLAGVPAAAPAPAADPSPTRVLSRELPPVPPAYPPAPAAPPPATPSPGGRRRDRSGMLPVLAAVAAVVAIAVIGWLAYTAGTDGQRDGTAATPGTGQGSSGGSQSPSGTGAPAGVTADGLESFIEDYLATVTADPKSAWGLLTPDFQAASGGFGQYNSFWKSIETADVLSAQPDPAHRRISYTVEYLRRDGSKATDDVTLLLEGTDGDYLIAAEP
- the tyrS gene encoding tyrosine--tRNA ligase codes for the protein MSIDPTLLDDLEWRGLIAHSTDLDALREALAGGSVRFYVGFDPTAPSLHLGNLVQILTAKRLQEAGHTPYALVGGATGMIGDPKESGERTLNSLDTVKEWVERVRRQIEPFLSFEGANAATMVNNYDWTASLSTIDFLRDIGKHFPVNRMLSRDVVRSRLDAGISYTEFSYVLLQSMDFLNLYRDHGVVLQFGGSDQWGNLTGGVELIRRAAGGKAHAFATPLITKADGTKYGKTEGGALWLDPEMMSPYAFYQFWLNVEDEKVGELLRVFTFLPRAEIEALEAEHAEKPFLRAGQRALAEHVTTLVHGAEETERIRAASAALFGGGDLTTLSAATLGAALREAGSASVDGDEDLPTVVDLLVATGLAKSKGDARRTVTEGGAYLNNARVEDPDHVPAPEDLIDGTWLVLRRGKKNFAGVEVR
- a CDS encoding alpha-hydroxy acid oxidase, translated to MAPAAERDPRWLDTLAERARDRLPASVLEYVLQGARDSLTAGEAVAAWRAVRLLPRVLHDVTQVETSVSLLGHPAQVPWGVAPSTLQRAVHPDGELAMARACAAAGSVMVVSSNAGTAFSEIGGTGVHWWLQAYLPADRTLAGPMLDRAVAAGARAVVLTVDTPVVGTKYASPGTALVWETVDPALLRVNFEPGYDEQPGAEKALDLGPHDIGWVAARTGLPVVVKGVLRPEDALRCAQAGAGAVWVSNHGGRQLDRSASTAACLPDVVDAVGDQAEVYVDGGLRTGLDVVAALALGARAVFLGRSPLLALLDGAEGVARLHQELLEQTVETLRLAGCRTPADAPGLAAGGRLTPR